Proteins from one Xenopus tropicalis strain Nigerian chromosome 1, UCB_Xtro_10.0, whole genome shotgun sequence genomic window:
- the cldn22 gene encoding putative claudin-24, which produces MALVKRTNVQFGGILLSLTGWILSCVTTYIPVWKNLNLELNELENWTMGLWQTCVVQDEGPMQCKDFDSFLALSSELKISRILMCLSNGSGIIGLLLSIFGLDCVRIGKGNQAQKNRLLLFGGIMLWTSGLSALVPVSWVAYETVQEFWDETIPDIVPRWEFGEALFMGWFGGFFLILGGSLLASLYCFARADHAPVYYTPTQQHEKCLHLDPKYPDLTI; this is translated from the coding sequence ATGGCATTGGTTAAAAGAACTAATGTTCAATTTGGAGGGATCTTGTTGTCCTTGACAGGATGGATTCTCTCCTGTGTCACTACCTATATTCCTGTCTGGAAAAACCTCAACTTGGAACTAAATGAGTTAGAAAATTGGACTATGGGACTGTGGCAAACTTGTGTGGTCCAAGACGAAGGCCCCATGCAATGCAAGGATTTTGATTCTTTTTTGGCACTGTCTTCTGAGCTCAAGATATCAAGGATCCTTATGTGCTTATCCAATGGCTCAGGTATAATTGGGCTTCTGCTCTCAATTTTTGGCCTGGACTGTGTGAGAATTGGAAAAGGAAATCAAGCACAGAAGAACCGTCTACTACTTTTTGGAGGAATAATGCTTTGGACTTCAGGATTAAGTGCCCTGGTCCCTGTGTCCTGGGTGGCTTATGAAACAGTCCAGGAATTTTGGGATGAGACTATTCCAGACATTGTCCCAAGGTGGGAGTTTGGGGAAGCCCTGTTCATGGGCTGGTTTGGAGGATTTTTCCTAATACTTGGTGGCTCACTACTTGCTTCTTTATACTGTTTTGCACGGGCAGATCATGCGCCTGTCTATTACACACCCACCCAGCAGCATGAGAAATGCCTTCACTTGGACCCTAAATATCCAGACCTCACTATATGA
- the LOC100486784 gene encoding putative claudin-24 — translation MTVTWKLKLQYGALFFSVLGCVLICVSTFVPLWKFLNLDLNEMETWNMGLWHICVVQEEGGTECKYYDSFLAMPYDLRISRILMFLANGIGLTGLVMASFGIDCLKFEKEIKKKLSICGGILLLLSGIISLVPVSWIAYNTVQEFWDESIPDIVPRWEFGDAVFMGWFGAFFLLLGGSLLLCSMIIASKPTFALNKTSGEQYPLAHTTLRYPDQLALTALRHPDLTV, via the coding sequence ATGACTGTGACATGGAAGCTGAAACTGCAATATGGAGCACTGTTTTTCTCAGTTTTGGGATGTGTGCTGATCTGTGTAAGCACCTTTGTTCCACTATGGAAGTTTCTGAACTTGGATCTTAATGAGATGGAGACCTGGAACATGGGATTGTGGCACATTTGTGTAGTGCAGGAAGAAGGAGGGACGGAGTGCAAATATTATGATTCCTTTTTGGCAATGCCATATGATCTCAGGATCTCAAGGATTCTGATGTTTCTCGCCAATGGCATTGGACTGACTGGCCTCGTCATGGCTAGCTTTGGCATAGACTGTTTAAagtttgaaaaagaaataaaaaagaagcTGTCCATCTGTGGAGGTATACTTCTGTTGTTGTCAGGCATCATTTCATTGGTCCCTGTGTCCTGGATAGCCTACAACACAGTTCAGGAATTTTGGGACGAGTCCATTCCAGATATTGTGCCTAGGTGGGAGTTTGGGGATGCTGTGTTCATGGGCTGGTTTGGAGCTTTCTTTCTGCTGCTGGGTGGCTCATTGCTGTTGTGCTCCATGATAATTGCAAGCAAGCCCACCTTTGCTCTCAACAAAACCTCAGGAGAACAGTATCCTCTTGCACACACAACACTCAGGTATCCAGATCAGCTTGCACTTACAGCACTCAGGCATCCAGATCTGACAGTCTGA